The Atlantibacter hermannii genomic interval GAAGTGTGTACCTGTCCGTCGCGTGCGCTGATTCAGGAGTCAATTTATCCGCAGTTTATCGAAAAAGTGCTCGCCAAAATGGAAAGCATCCGTAAAGGCGACCCGTTTGATACCGACACCATGATCGGCGCTCAGGCGTCAGAAGAGCAGTTCGATAAAATCCTGTCGTACATCAACATTGCCCGTGAAGAGGGCGGCGAGATCCTGGTGGGCGGTGCGCACGTCGAACATGAAGACGCGCTGGGCAGCGGGTATTACATCCAGCCGACCCTGATTAAGGGCAACAACCAGATGCGCAGTTTCCAGGAAGAGATCTTCGGCCCGGTCATCGGTATTACCACCTTTAAAGACGAAGCAGAAGCCATCGCGCTGGCGAACGACACGCAGTTTGGCCTCGGAGCAGGTGTCTGGACACGGGATATAAACCGCGCCTGGCGTATGGGCCGCGCTATCAAGGCCGGTCGCGTCTGGACTAACTGCTATCACCTGTATCCGGCGCACGCGGCGTTCGGCGGCTATAAGAATTCAGGTATTGGCCGCGAGACCCACAAAATGGCGCTCAACAGCTACCAGCAGGTGAAAAACATCCTGGTCAGTTTTGACAGCAAACCGTTAGGGCTTTACTAAGGAGTTGTGGTGCGCAGGTTGGCCTGCGCACCTCTTTTAACGGTGCGGGCCGTCCTGCACCGAATCCCGCAGCACCAGGCGTGACGAAAACAGACTTTTCGACGACAAATACCCGCCATCCAGCATTGATATCAGCCGTTCAATCACTTCATTGATCATGTCACTTACCGGATCCTTAATACTCGTCAGCGCAGGCTGCAGGAAGGAGGCGGTGGGAATATTATCAAAGCCGATAAGCGAGACGTCGGCAGGCACCCGCAGCCCGGACGCATTCAGGGTTTTCATGGCGCCGACAGCCATATCGTCATTGCTGGCCACCAGCGCGCTAAACGAGATATCCCCGGCGAGCAACCCGGCGGTGGCCTGAGCGCCGCTTTCCGGGGTCCACTTACCAAAAGCGATAAGCGCGTCGCGCACCGGCAAGCCGCTGGCGGTAAGGGCCGCTTTATAGCCCGCCAGGCGGTCAAGCGCGGTGGGTGAGTCCATCGAGCCGGTGATAAACGCGATATCCCGATGCCCGCGCTCGATCAAATGTCGGGTCGCCGTAAAACTGGCACCGTGGTGATCGCAGCAGATGCAGTGGCTCTGGTTTTTACGCAGCTTACGGTTCATCACCATAATCGGCTGCTTATGTTTCTCAACCAGCGCATCCATCTCATCCACGCTCATAAAACGCGGGTAGATAATCACCGCATCGCAGCGCAGATCCAGCAGAAAATCGATGGCGGCTTTTTCCTCTTCGGCGCTGTGTTTACCGTCCACCAGAATTAACTGGCGGCCATTGGCTTCAAGTTTTTTCGCCGCCTGAGAAAGCAATTCGCTGAAGTAACTGCCCGCGTACAGAGTGTTAGTCACCACCAGGCCGATACACTGGGATTTACTGGTCGCCAGATTACGCGCCAACAGGTTAGGGCGGTAGCC includes:
- the ascG gene encoding transcriptional regulator, coding for MSTMQEVAKRAGVSKATVSRVLSGKGYTSDETKELVYKAIEETGYRPNLLARNLATSKSQCIGLVVTNTLYAGSYFSELLSQAAKKLEANGRQLILVDGKHSAEEEKAAIDFLLDLRCDAVIIYPRFMSVDEMDALVEKHKQPIMVMNRKLRKNQSHCICCDHHGASFTATRHLIERGHRDIAFITGSMDSPTALDRLAGYKAALTASGLPVRDALIAFGKWTPESGAQATAGLLAGDISFSALVASNDDMAVGAMKTLNASGLRVPADVSLIGFDNIPTASFLQPALTSIKDPVSDMINEVIERLISMLDGGYLSSKSLFSSRLVLRDSVQDGPHR